The Bdellovibrio sp. NC01 genome includes the window TGCACGCAGTTTGGTGGTAGCGCCACGTTGATCGCTCAAGAAATTCGTCGTCTGATTTTCACCGAATTAAATCTGACAGCTTCCGCGGGCATTGCGCCCAACAAGTTCTTAGCGAAAATTGCAAGCGACTGGAAAAAACCAAACGGGCAGTTTGTGGTACGTCCACAAGATGTTGAAGGTTTCGTAAAAGAGTTGAAGATCGAAAAGATTTTTGGTGTCGGCAAAGTCACTGCGCAAAAGATGCACGAGCTTGGTTTGCACACATGCCTTGATATTCAAAAACATTCTGTCGATCAACTGTATCGCTGGTTTGGTTCACGCGCACAAGAACTGCACGATTTCGCTCACGGTATTGATGACCGGGAAGTCGTGACGGAGTGGGAACGCAAGTCCTTAACCGTTGAAGAGACCTATAATAAGGATCTACAGACATTAGAAGAATGTTTGAAGCAGGTGCCGGGTCTTTATGAAGACTTCCATAATCGTCTTGTTAAAGGGGAGTATGAAGATCGTATCAAAGGCATGGTTGTGAAATTAAAGTTCTTTGATTTCAAAGGCACAACTCACGAAGAAGTCTGTCACGGAATTCCTACGCAGAAAGATTTCGAACGTTTAATAGAAAACGCATGGCTACGTCGCTCAGTCCCAGTGCGCCTTGTAGGGTTGGGAGTGCGTTTAGGGTCACAAAATAAATCAGGCTCGCGCACGCAGCAGAGTCACGAAGTCACCAGCAATCAATTGAAGTTCGCGATATAAAATAGTTCACGCATCGTCATTGCGCTCGCGTACATCCATTTAATGTAAGTTTACAAATTTTCAAGTGGTGCGCAGATTTTGGCACTGCTGTTGCTTTATCCTTCCTCGCTTACAAGGCGGTGGCATTTCGACATCGCTTTAAAAACCGAAAGGAACCATCCCGTGAAAAAAATTATTCTTGCAAGTGTTCTTGTGTGCGCGACTGTCTTCAATGCTGGTTGTACTGATGGCGAAGTGGCCGCAGGAGCAATCGGTGTTATCATTGGTATCGGTCTTGGCAGCGATAATGGCCACGATCACCACCGTCCTCCTCCATATCATCCACGTCGTCCACGCCACTATGATGCTGTGGCAGCGGGTTCTACGGCAGGTACGACTGAAGTTGCGACTGTGACAACTGATGAAAATCCAGCGCTTCTTGATTTCGCATTGAAGTACAACATTTCTTTGGAAGCGGCAGAAAAAGTAAACTCTGCATTCCAAGGCGTACAAACTGAAGGCACATCTTCATTCGCAAAAATTGGTTTGGATCAATCAGATATCAAAACAATGATGAAACACCAATTGCCATCAAGCTCTGCGATCAAATCATTGGCTGGCAAATTGGATATGTCTGAAGCGCAAGCTCGCGATTTCTTGGTTTCATTGAACAAAGAATTCCAAGCACAAGCTGAAGACGTAACAAGCCCTTACTGGCAGTCATGCATGGCTAAAGGTAAATGGAAAACTCCACAAAACCTTTACTGCAAATCGACTTCTTGGAATGGTTGCGCACCTGAATCTGGCGCGACACTTTGCTACTAAGTCAGAAGACAATAAAAAAAGGGAGAGTTAAGCTCTCCCTTTTTTATCATGGGCGTGATGTGCCGGTGTTCGTTTATAGGGTTGCTTCCTTAACTCGCCACCAGCGGAAAATCTAAATACAAACCAGAGGCCTGTAAAAATAAGAGCAAAAGTTAGAATCACAACGGTGAGGCTTACCATAAGACCTCCTTGTTACCGATTCTATTTTACCTGGGACACGCACAATACCTATTCGCATTCGCGCGAAAATGTCGGAAAGCAGTTCTAGAAAACTTTTTTCCACTCATCTTCTTTAAAACCAACAAGAGCCACATCGTCACCCAAGACGAAAGGCCTCTTAATCAGTTTGCCGTGTTCAGATAAAAGTTTAATCGCTTCTGCTTCCGTCATCTTCGGAAGTTTTTCGCTGATTTTAAATTCTTTGTACAAAAGCCCCGACGTATTAAAAAGATTTTTGATGCTGCCGCCGCGCTCTTTCAGCGCAGCTAGCATCTCTTTTAATTCTTTTTGTGTCGGCACTTCATCAACGATCGGAAGTTTTTTGTAAGCTACTTTTTTCGCGTCTAAAAACTTCAGTGCTTTTACGCAAGTTGAACACTTGGCGTATTCGTAAACCTTAAGCATTTGATTTTACCAACCAGCCGCACATTTTATAAAGAATGCGGGCGCCTACGTTGCCGTCCCATTCAACTTCAGCTTCAGACAAGCCACCTGTTGAAACTTCATTCAAGTCAAATGCGATGATCTTACGACCTGAAGCATGAACTTCACGGAACAAGAAGAACACTTGGTCAACACTCAAGCCACCTGGAACTGGAGTTCCCGTGTGCGGGCAGAATGCTGGATCCAAACCGTCGATATCGAAAGAGATATAAACGTTTTGTGGAAGTTCTTTGATGATGTCTTGGCAAACTTTTTCCCAAGTTTCGCCTTTCAACAAACGACGTTTCAATTCCAAGTCATAGAACGTTTTGATGTCTTCACGTGATTCGCTGAAATCGTATTCTTCTTCACAGAAGTCACGGATACCAACTTGCACAAGCTTTTTAGGTTTTTTCGCGTCCGTCATCACGTTGTACATGATCGAAGCGTGCGATTGCGTGAAACCTTGGTAGGCTTTGCGAAGATCCGCGTGGGCGTCGATGTGCAAAACGCCGAAGTCGCCTTTGAATTTTTCGCTAACAGCACGGATCGCACCCAGTGGAGTGGAATGGTCACCACCGACAAGGCCCAAGAGCTTGCCCTTTTTAAGAACATCAGAGCACTGATCGTAAACCCATTGCGACATTTCTTCACAAGCCAGGTTTACTTGAGAAACCAAGGACGCCATTTTAGCCGTGTCTTCGCTCAAGTTCGTTTTCATCTCGATCAGTTCTTGGGCGACACCCTTGAAACGATCGTTCATGTTACATAACTCTTCAGAGATATCGCGCATGTGGTAGCCCACTTCATAAGCTTTGCCCACTTCAATATCGAACAGGTCGATTTGTTCGCTGGCAGCGCGGATGATTTTAGGGCCACGAGAGGCACCTTCGCCATAAGACGTCGTTACTTCCCACGGAACTGGAACAAGAACGACTTTTGACTCTTCTTCTGACATGGGAATCCCGAAGATTCCGAACTCAGCTGAGATGGTTGTTGTCGGGTCAAACTTTGGTGCATTTTTCTCTGTCTTTTCAGACATTTTTTTCTCCTTGAAAATTCGCCTGAACATTAGCATTTAAGCATAGCGTTAATCGAGCAATAACTTGATTATTTTTCCGGCATAACCCATTTTAACCCAACTTTGGGAACTATTGAGATTCCCAGCGAAATTCTTTGGAGGAATGACAATGAAAATGAAGGGACTCCTTGCGCTCGCTTTGAGCTCAGCTTTGACCGTTCCCGCTCTGGCTGCCAAACCAAATGACAAGGCACCAATCGGCGGAAATTTCGTATATAACCTTGGCGGTGAGCCACCAACAGTGCACCCAATCACAGCGACTGATCAATACGCTCGTTATGTTCAGAACTATGTGTGTGACACTCTTGCGACTCATGACTATGAAACTTATGAGTGGACTCCTCGCTTGGCTGAAAAGTGGGAAATCTCTAAGGACAATAAAGTTTTCACATTCCACCTTCGCAAAAACGCAGTTTTCCATGATGGTAAACCTGTCACTGCTGAAGACGTGAAATTCTCTTTCGACGCTATCTTTGAACCAAAGTATGAAGCTGCTCACTTGCGCCCATACTACGAAGGTTTGGCGAAAGTTGAAGTTATCGATCCATTGACTGTGAAAATCACAGCAAAAGATCTTTACTTCCAAAACTTCGAATCTGCTGCAACGATGACGATCATTCCTAAGCACGTTTACTCTGACGTAGCTAAGTCTAAAAAAATGAATCGTGAATTGATCTGCGCGGGTCCATACACATTGAACAAATTCGATCGTGGTCAATTGATCCAATTGAAAAAATTCGACAAATGGTATGGCAACAACGATCCAGCTTTCAAAGGCATGTACAACTTTGAAAACATCACTATGCGTTTCTACAAAGACGACAACGTTGTTCTTGAGCGCGCTAAAAAAGGTGAGTTGGATTACATCGATCTTCGTATCGAATCTTTCATGAAGAAAACTGATGGTGCTCCTTGGGGCAAAACAATCATCAAGCACAAAGTTGCTAACGATGCTCCGAAATCTTTCGGTTTCATCGGTTGGAACTTCCGTAAAGACATCTTCAAAGATAAAGACACTCGTATCGCTCTTGCGCACTTGTTGAACCGTGAAGAGATGAACAAAAAGTTCCGTTACGGTATGTCTGATCTTGCGAACGGTGCAGTTTACTTGAAATCTGAATACAACCCAGGCAACAAAGCGATTGAGTTTAATCCGAAAAAAGCTCAAGAACTTTTGGCTAAAGCTGGTTGGACAGATTCAGACAAGAACGGTGTTCTTGAGAAAACTATCAACGGTAAGAAAACTGAATTCCGCTTCACTTTGATCTACCCAAATAAAGACGTAGAGAAATACTACACTCTTTACCGTGAAGATCTTAAAAAAGCCGGCATCGAAATGGACCTTAAGTATCTTGAATGGAACTCATTCTTGAAACTAGTTGATGAAGGTAACTTCGACGCTGTGACAATGGCTTGGGGTGGCGGTTCTGTAGATCCAGATCCAAAACAAATCTGGCACTCATCTGGCGCAGTTCCAGGTGGTTCGAACTTCATCGCTTACAAAAATCCAGAAGTGGACAAGCTTATTGATGAAGCTCGCGTTGAGCCAAACAAACCTAAACGTGTGAAACTACTAAAAGAAGTTTACAAAAAGATCGCTGACGACGCTCCATACGCGTTCTTGTTCAACGATAAGTACGATTTCTATGCAAATTCTTCAAAAGTAGGTATGCCAGCAGAGACTTTCAAGTTCGATATTGGTAAAGACTACTGGTGGATGAAACAACCGTAAGAAGAAATTTGGAGTAGGGCCTTGTTCGTATACCTGATCCGTCGACTATTGCTGATGATCCCGACATTCTTCGGGATCACACTTGTTACTTTTATATTTATCAATTTGGCTCCAGGCAGTCCTATTGAACAAAAGCTGCAGGCGATCCGTTTCGGTTCGGCTGCGGGTGGCGGCGGATCTAGTGGCGCTAACCAGCGTGGCGACACGGCCGTGAACCAAGAGGTTATCGAAGCCTTAAAAAAACAATATGGCTTCGATAAACCAATTCATGAGCGTTACATTATCTGGTTGAAGAATCTTTCTCGCCTCGATTTCGGCGAAAGCTTCACTTACCAAGAGCCTGTGATCGACGTGATCAAATCGAAACTTCCTGTTTCGATCAGCTTTGGTATCGCTTCTTTATTCCTGACATATCTTGTGTGTATCCCATTGGGCGTGCGCAAGGCGATGACTGCGGGTAAAGGCTTTGACCGTATCTCTTCTATTATTTTGAATTTCACGTACGCGATTCCGCCATTGATCCTTGGTATCTTCCTGAT containing:
- the dinB gene encoding DNA polymerase IV encodes the protein MRKIIHVDMDCFYAAVEVKYNPKLKGKPLGIGGPPNTRSVLCTASYEARKFGVRSAMPSSQAVRLCPQLILIPPHFDLYKAESAKVREIFERFTKKIEPLSLDEAYLDVTECTQFGGSATLIAQEIRRLIFTELNLTASAGIAPNKFLAKIASDWKKPNGQFVVRPQDVEGFVKELKIEKIFGVGKVTAQKMHELGLHTCLDIQKHSVDQLYRWFGSRAQELHDFAHGIDDREVVTEWERKSLTVEETYNKDLQTLEECLKQVPGLYEDFHNRLVKGEYEDRIKGMVVKLKFFDFKGTTHEEVCHGIPTQKDFERLIENAWLRRSVPVRLVGLGVRLGSQNKSGSRTQQSHEVTSNQLKFAI
- a CDS encoding Spx/MgsR family RNA polymerase-binding regulatory protein, encoding MLKVYEYAKCSTCVKALKFLDAKKVAYKKLPIVDEVPTQKELKEMLAALKERGGSIKNLFNTSGLLYKEFKISEKLPKMTEAEAIKLLSEHGKLIKRPFVLGDDVALVGFKEDEWKKVF
- a CDS encoding agmatinase family protein; translation: MSEKTEKNAPKFDPTTTISAEFGIFGIPMSEEESKVVLVPVPWEVTTSYGEGASRGPKIIRAASEQIDLFDIEVGKAYEVGYHMRDISEELCNMNDRFKGVAQELIEMKTNLSEDTAKMASLVSQVNLACEEMSQWVYDQCSDVLKKGKLLGLVGGDHSTPLGAIRAVSEKFKGDFGVLHIDAHADLRKAYQGFTQSHASIMYNVMTDAKKPKKLVQVGIRDFCEEEYDFSESREDIKTFYDLELKRRLLKGETWEKVCQDIIKELPQNVYISFDIDGLDPAFCPHTGTPVPGGLSVDQVFFLFREVHASGRKIIAFDLNEVSTGGLSEAEVEWDGNVGARILYKMCGWLVKSNA
- a CDS encoding peptide-binding protein; translated protein: MKMKGLLALALSSALTVPALAAKPNDKAPIGGNFVYNLGGEPPTVHPITATDQYARYVQNYVCDTLATHDYETYEWTPRLAEKWEISKDNKVFTFHLRKNAVFHDGKPVTAEDVKFSFDAIFEPKYEAAHLRPYYEGLAKVEVIDPLTVKITAKDLYFQNFESAATMTIIPKHVYSDVAKSKKMNRELICAGPYTLNKFDRGQLIQLKKFDKWYGNNDPAFKGMYNFENITMRFYKDDNVVLERAKKGELDYIDLRIESFMKKTDGAPWGKTIIKHKVANDAPKSFGFIGWNFRKDIFKDKDTRIALAHLLNREEMNKKFRYGMSDLANGAVYLKSEYNPGNKAIEFNPKKAQELLAKAGWTDSDKNGVLEKTINGKKTEFRFTLIYPNKDVEKYYTLYREDLKKAGIEMDLKYLEWNSFLKLVDEGNFDAVTMAWGGGSVDPDPKQIWHSSGAVPGGSNFIAYKNPEVDKLIDEARVEPNKPKRVKLLKEVYKKIADDAPYAFLFNDKYDFYANSSKVGMPAETFKFDIGKDYWWMKQP
- a CDS encoding ABC transporter permease subunit, with amino-acid sequence MFVYLIRRLLLMIPTFFGITLVTFIFINLAPGSPIEQKLQAIRFGSAAGGGGSSGANQRGDTAVNQEVIEALKKQYGFDKPIHERYIIWLKNLSRLDFGESFTYQEPVIDVIKSKLPVSISFGIASLFLTYLVCIPLGVRKAMTAGKGFDRISSIILNFTYAIPPLILGIFLIVVFAGKLNLFPIGGFQSDDYESMSTGAQIWDRVHHFILPLICYMIGGFTELSILMRNSMLDVIKSDFIRTARAKGLAERVVVFKHALRNALIPIATGLGGFLGAFLAGSLIIEQMFNLDGLGLLGYQSVLSRDYNVIMGITFISSVLLMVGRILSDVIYVLIDPRIDFK